The following proteins are co-located in the Pedobacter sp. FW305-3-2-15-E-R2A2 genome:
- a CDS encoding ATP-dependent Clp protease ATP-binding subunit gives MSLTNISESVKLAIRVAQSLAKEYHNPEFTAAHLLKGLMHKDVGLRQFLSSIGKDEEYISEWAEVRIEELDKAASAPDEVKGSPEIAKVFEEADHIRIKLGLDLITPVCILTALCKPTVGFKPDELKSFPIKERELLDLYIKDEEIQQVVSPAGGTGKEAKSSGAAGALHKYCIDRIALARDGKTDPIIGRDREARMIMEILCRRTKPNVIITGDAGVGKTALVDGFAQDIIADNVPELLKGVQLFELDLGSLIAGASYKGEIEDRLKNILKEIKQFDKAVLFIDEIHTLLDNKGPIGGGVGNLLKPELARGEITVIGATTIDEYRKIIEPEQAFSRRFEVLQVNEPNEASAIKMLEKLKEKYEDHHQLKIQPDSIPECVRLAKRYMKDRRLPDSAFDLLDRTMAAMKMMNDTSDKVLEELSARLGELEISEEAEEIRLADYRWLYSQLMDKVSPVLLGQLTDETQVEAFEAIEEYHDYLSKNLAALKLLAEQKTDEVHKQDIASIVSYKTGIPLGKIQAQEKEKLLNMEQFLKRRVVGQDQALRAVSDAILESRSGLNKKGQPIGSFFLLGPTGTGKTELAKSIAEFLFNDEKAMIRFDMSEFKEEHSAALLYGAPPGYVGYEEGGLLVNKIRQQPYSVLLFDEIEKAHPSVFDTFLQILDEGHMHDRLGKEGDFSNSLILFTSNIGSEWIAEQVAKGEIPTSQQLMEIMARHFRPEFLARLSEIVPFAPISEHNVVRIFEIQLKSLIEALDKQGIAFEIEPEAIKMLALSGFTPKYGARQLSGVIRNELRRPISKYIISGELKKGNLIVIKKHENEERLEWEIIEQSAVTELENKI, from the coding sequence ATGAGTCTTACAAATATCAGTGAATCAGTAAAGCTAGCCATCAGGGTTGCACAATCTCTGGCTAAGGAATACCATAACCCGGAATTTACTGCGGCACACCTGTTAAAAGGGTTGATGCATAAAGACGTGGGATTGAGGCAGTTTTTATCGTCCATCGGCAAAGATGAGGAATACATCAGTGAATGGGCAGAAGTAAGAATTGAAGAACTCGATAAAGCGGCTTCTGCTCCGGACGAAGTAAAAGGAAGTCCTGAGATTGCTAAGGTTTTTGAAGAAGCCGATCACATCAGGATTAAACTCGGACTGGATCTGATTACTCCGGTATGTATCCTGACGGCATTGTGTAAGCCAACTGTTGGGTTTAAACCGGACGAGTTGAAATCATTCCCGATCAAGGAAAGAGAATTGCTGGATTTGTATATCAAAGATGAAGAGATTCAGCAGGTCGTCTCTCCTGCCGGAGGAACAGGGAAAGAAGCCAAGTCTTCTGGTGCAGCAGGCGCATTGCACAAATACTGTATTGACCGGATTGCCCTTGCCAGAGATGGAAAGACAGATCCGATCATCGGCAGAGACCGGGAAGCAAGGATGATTATGGAGATTCTTTGCAGGCGTACCAAACCGAATGTGATCATCACAGGTGATGCAGGGGTAGGTAAAACAGCGCTTGTAGATGGTTTTGCACAAGATATCATTGCAGATAATGTTCCTGAGCTGCTCAAAGGAGTTCAGCTTTTTGAACTCGATCTGGGTTCATTAATCGCAGGGGCTTCTTATAAAGGGGAGATTGAAGACCGTCTGAAGAACATCCTGAAAGAGATCAAGCAATTTGATAAAGCAGTGTTGTTTATCGATGAGATCCATACCCTTTTGGACAATAAAGGCCCTATTGGCGGTGGCGTGGGCAATTTGCTCAAACCGGAACTGGCCAGGGGAGAAATCACTGTTATCGGTGCGACCACGATCGATGAATACCGTAAGATCATAGAACCTGAACAGGCTTTCAGCAGAAGGTTTGAAGTGTTACAGGTCAATGAACCGAATGAGGCTTCAGCCATTAAAATGCTGGAGAAACTGAAGGAAAAATATGAGGATCATCACCAGCTGAAAATTCAGCCGGATTCGATCCCTGAATGTGTAAGACTGGCCAAACGTTATATGAAAGACCGCCGTCTTCCGGATTCTGCTTTTGACTTGCTGGACAGGACCATGGCAGCCATGAAAATGATGAACGATACTTCCGATAAAGTTTTGGAGGAATTGTCGGCCAGACTTGGCGAACTGGAAATTTCGGAAGAAGCCGAAGAAATCAGGTTGGCAGATTACCGCTGGTTGTACAGTCAGCTGATGGATAAGGTCAGTCCTGTACTTCTTGGTCAGCTGACTGACGAAACGCAGGTAGAAGCCTTTGAAGCGATCGAGGAATACCATGATTACCTGAGCAAGAACCTGGCGGCATTAAAGCTATTGGCGGAGCAAAAAACAGATGAAGTCCACAAACAGGATATCGCTTCTATTGTCTCTTATAAAACAGGAATTCCTTTAGGAAAGATCCAGGCTCAGGAAAAAGAAAAACTCCTGAATATGGAACAGTTTCTGAAGAGAAGGGTCGTAGGACAGGATCAGGCTTTAAGGGCGGTTTCTGATGCGATTCTGGAATCCAGAAGTGGACTGAACAAAAAAGGACAACCGATCGGATCGTTTTTCTTATTGGGGCCAACAGGAACCGGTAAAACGGAGCTGGCCAAATCTATCGCCGAGTTTCTCTTCAATGATGAGAAAGCAATGATCCGTTTTGACATGTCCGAATTCAAGGAAGAACATTCTGCAGCCTTGCTGTATGGTGCGCCTCCGGGATATGTGGGCTATGAAGAAGGTGGTTTATTGGTCAATAAAATCAGACAACAGCCTTATTCGGTCTTGCTTTTTGATGAGATTGAAAAAGCACACCCTTCGGTCTTTGATACTTTTCTTCAGATTTTAGATGAAGGACATATGCACGACAGGCTGGGTAAAGAAGGTGACTTCTCCAATTCCCTGATCTTATTTACTTCGAATATCGGAAGTGAATGGATTGCTGAACAGGTGGCCAAAGGAGAGATTCCAACTTCACAACAGTTGATGGAAATTATGGCCCGACATTTCAGACCGGAGTTTTTAGCGCGCTTATCGGAAATTGTGCCTTTTGCGCCAATTTCAGAACACAATGTGGTGCGCATCTTTGAGATTCAGCTGAAGAGCTTAATCGAGGCGCTGGACAAACAAGGCATTGCTTTTGAGATAGAACCGGAAGCGATCAAGATGCTGGCCCTGAGTGGATTTACCCCTAAGTATGGCGCCAGACAGTTGTCGGGAGTGATCAGGAATGAGCTGAGAAGGCCGATTTCCAAATATATCATCTCCGGAGAACTGAAGAAAGGAAACCTGATTGTGATTAAAAAACACGAAAATGAGGAACGTCTGGAATGGGAAATTATCGAACAAAGCGCTGTAACTGAACTGGAAAACAAAATATAA
- a CDS encoding DUF5458 family protein, whose translation MATPEEQKIAQDSSQETAFKPAEKQSQEKLSLQDSLDKLARVGGFDLLEATVDGLQNLNPERKARKQIFLTGDEKKKEREELKKKIQLWIDVLEGSDSVASMVDKSTEKLKNAEENLNKNIASALESTRELEQAYRSVNLFYQNTEADKVKNVIMMNASMDQIKDLDNPRFIDYVSDELKQKYDRLDLRENYSLMVIPGYMGSNKVVEKWSKIAYENKAMLVTDFADLDQPDDVIDLFTAANLTGGDAFKSNTIMTCNWLVGRGKVAEVGEEDDLTVPGSAALAGKMYYTLMSQVTAGKKHGAINDIDGVKFDLKKSEISHLERIGLVPMVNEYGKVMAFSAKTLFNGDNIGLQTYSVVRVFDYVTKVLFDFLNRRAFENWTSKTEQDLRGQIVKFLDGIQGPERLIERFKIMRFERDEVQKDKIHLDIHITPYFPAKSFVVKLDGQKGEDEETTWSSEYAQQ comes from the coding sequence ATGGCAACTCCAGAAGAACAAAAAATAGCACAGGATTCATCACAGGAAACGGCATTTAAGCCGGCGGAAAAGCAAAGTCAAGAGAAACTTTCCCTTCAGGACAGTTTGGATAAACTGGCAAGGGTAGGTGGTTTTGATCTGTTGGAAGCAACAGTAGATGGTTTACAGAACTTAAACCCGGAAAGAAAAGCAAGAAAGCAAATCTTCCTGACCGGTGATGAAAAGAAAAAGGAAAGAGAGGAACTGAAAAAGAAAATCCAGTTGTGGATTGATGTATTGGAGGGTTCTGATTCTGTAGCTTCTATGGTAGATAAGAGCACAGAGAAATTAAAAAATGCAGAAGAAAACCTGAATAAGAACATCGCTTCAGCATTGGAAAGTACGAGAGAACTGGAGCAGGCTTACCGTTCGGTAAACTTGTTCTATCAAAATACAGAAGCAGACAAAGTGAAGAATGTGATCATGATGAATGCTTCAATGGACCAGATCAAAGATCTGGACAACCCAAGGTTTATCGATTATGTAAGCGATGAGCTGAAACAAAAATACGATAGGCTGGATCTTCGCGAGAACTACTCTTTAATGGTCATCCCGGGATATATGGGCTCTAATAAAGTGGTAGAGAAATGGAGCAAGATTGCCTATGAAAATAAAGCAATGCTGGTTACTGATTTCGCGGATCTTGATCAGCCGGATGATGTGATTGACTTGTTTACGGCTGCTAACCTAACCGGTGGTGATGCTTTCAAATCAAATACCATCATGACCTGTAACTGGTTGGTGGGAAGAGGAAAGGTTGCTGAAGTAGGTGAAGAAGATGATTTAACGGTACCCGGATCTGCAGCTTTGGCTGGTAAGATGTATTATACTTTGATGTCGCAGGTAACTGCAGGTAAGAAACATGGTGCCATCAACGATATTGACGGGGTGAAGTTTGACCTGAAGAAAAGTGAAATCTCGCACCTGGAAAGGATTGGTTTGGTACCTATGGTAAATGAGTATGGAAAAGTAATGGCCTTCTCGGCTAAAACCTTATTCAACGGAGACAACATCGGTCTGCAGACTTATTCTGTAGTACGTGTATTTGATTACGTAACCAAAGTATTGTTCGACTTCCTGAACAGAAGGGCTTTTGAAAACTGGACTTCTAAAACAGAACAGGACCTCCGCGGACAGATCGTGAAATTCCTGGATGGTATTCAGGGACCTGAGCGTCTGATCGAGCGTTTTAAAATCATGCGTTTTGAGCGTGATGAAGTACAGAAAGATAAAATCCACCTGGACATTCACATTACTCCTTATTTCCCTGCAAAAAGTTTCGTCGTGAAACTGGATGGGCAGAAAGGGGAGGATGAGGAAACCACCTGGAGCTCAGAATATGCACAGCAATAG
- a CDS encoding NAD(P)H-dependent oxidoreductase yields the protein MKQVLIINGDPEKTAATSHLIQAYHKGAADAGAHVKEIAIIDLIFNSNKQFNNRVPELEPDLKRALDMIMWANHVVLFCPVYLSSIPTRIKGFFDRLFMPDQVFVSKFQNISNNFSGKSARIISILDEETFEYWKQDKKVTYLSIKRNVFENCRFHPVHTSTIGQLYSLENDYSKKWLRKLESFGSKMM from the coding sequence ATGAAACAAGTATTGATCATCAATGGTGATCCTGAAAAGACCGCTGCGACAAGCCACCTGATCCAGGCTTACCATAAGGGAGCCGCGGATGCCGGTGCACATGTGAAGGAGATTGCAATTATCGATCTGATCTTTAATTCCAATAAGCAATTCAACAACCGGGTTCCTGAACTGGAGCCGGATTTGAAACGCGCATTGGATATGATCATGTGGGCAAACCATGTCGTTTTATTCTGTCCGGTATATTTATCATCGATCCCTACCAGAATTAAAGGATTCTTCGACAGGCTCTTTATGCCCGATCAGGTTTTTGTATCCAAATTTCAGAACATCAGCAATAATTTCAGCGGCAAATCAGCACGCATTATCTCCATTCTGGATGAGGAGACTTTTGAGTATTGGAAACAAGACAAGAAAGTCACTTACCTGTCTATAAAAAGAAACGTTTTTGAAAACTGTCGTTTTCATCCCGTGCATACGAGTACAATCGGCCAGCTGTATTCCCTTGAGAATGATTACAGTAAGAAATGGCTGAGGAAATTAGAGAGCTTCGGTTCAAAGATGATGTAA
- the tssD gene encoding type VI secretion system tube protein TssD produces the protein MAFKARLDFSGKEYDVLHCAYSLNRDVDAKGRPSSGVYGGTIDIEIESTEDTSVIEAMVNNQYKPLTGTLLIKKSEEDAKMKEVHFEDGYIVKYSEGINIVGDNPMTLKFQISARKLKLGNAEHTNDWPKA, from the coding sequence ATGGCTTTCAAAGCAAGATTAGACTTTTCGGGCAAGGAGTACGATGTACTTCACTGTGCCTATTCCCTAAACCGTGATGTAGATGCAAAAGGAAGACCTTCTTCCGGAGTGTATGGTGGAACGATCGATATCGAGATCGAATCAACCGAAGATACCTCTGTCATCGAAGCAATGGTAAACAACCAGTACAAACCTTTAACCGGAACTTTACTGATCAAAAAATCAGAAGAAGATGCGAAGATGAAGGAAGTTCATTTTGAAGACGGATATATTGTGAAATATTCCGAAGGAATCAACATTGTTGGGGATAACCCGATGACCTTGAAATTCCAGATCTCTGCCCGTAAACTGAAACTCGGCAACGCTGAGCACACCAACGACTGGCCAAAGGCATAA
- the tssD gene encoding type VI secretion system tube protein TssD translates to MAFKTRLNLGSKEFDVLQCSFSLNRDVDAKGRPSSGVYGGTIHLEVESTEDTSVIESMVNNQYKPLSGTITFKKGEEDAKMKELSFEDSYIIQYNEGIAVNDNTPMTLSFVISARKLKIGNAEHINDWPKA, encoded by the coding sequence ATGGCATTTAAAACCAGGCTGAACTTAGGTTCAAAAGAATTCGATGTGTTGCAGTGCAGCTTTTCATTGAACAGAGACGTAGACGCAAAAGGACGTCCGTCATCAGGTGTTTACGGTGGAACAATCCATCTTGAAGTAGAATCTACAGAAGATACTTCAGTGATTGAATCTATGGTGAACAACCAGTACAAGCCACTTTCAGGCACGATCACCTTTAAAAAAGGCGAAGAAGATGCAAAGATGAAGGAATTGTCTTTCGAAGACAGCTACATCATCCAGTACAATGAGGGTATTGCCGTTAACGACAATACACCAATGACTTTAAGTTTTGTAATATCGGCGCGTAAGTTGAAGATCGGTAATGCAGAACATATCAACGACTGGCCGAAAGCATAA
- the tssD gene encoding type VI secretion system tube protein TssD, translating to MAFKARLNFSGKEYDVLHCSYSLNRDVDAKGRPSSGVYGGTINIEIESTEDTSIVESMVNNQYKPLTGTLLIKKTEEDAKMKELHFEDGYIVKYSEGINIVGDNPMTLKFQISARKLKIGNAEHTNDWPKA from the coding sequence ATGGCTTTCAAAGCAAGATTAAACTTTTCGGGCAAGGAGTACGATGTGCTCCATTGTTCTTATTCCCTAAACCGTGATGTAGATGCAAAAGGAAGGCCTTCTTCCGGAGTGTATGGCGGAACAATCAACATAGAGATTGAATCGACGGAAGATACTTCAATCGTAGAGTCTATGGTAAACAATCAATACAAACCTTTAACAGGCACGCTTCTGATCAAAAAGACAGAAGAAGATGCGAAGATGAAAGAACTTCATTTTGAGGACGGATATATTGTGAAGTATTCCGAAGGAATCAACATCGTTGGCGATAACCCAATGACCTTGAAGTTCCAGATTTCTGCCCGTAAACTGAAGATTGGCAATGCTGAGCATACCAACGACTGGCCGAAAGCGTAA
- the tssD gene encoding type VI secretion system tube protein TssD, whose protein sequence is MAFKTRLTLGSKEFDVLQCSFSLNRDVDAKGRPSSGVYGGTIHIEVESTEDTSIIESMVNNQYKALAGNIIFKKGEEDAKMKELSFEDGYIIQYNEGIAVNDKTPMTLSFVISARKLKLGNAEHTNDWPKA, encoded by the coding sequence ATGGCTTTTAAAACCAGATTGACTTTAGGATCTAAAGAATTCGATGTGCTGCAATGCAGTTTTTCATTAAACAGAGATGTTGACGCAAAAGGTCGTCCATCTTCAGGTGTTTATGGTGGAACCATTCACATTGAAGTGGAATCTACTGAGGATACTTCAATCATTGAATCAATGGTGAACAACCAATACAAAGCATTAGCAGGAAATATCATCTTCAAAAAAGGAGAAGAGGATGCAAAGATGAAAGAACTTTCATTTGAAGATGGATATATCATTCAGTACAATGAAGGAATTGCTGTGAATGACAAAACACCGATGACTTTAAGCTTTGTCATTTCTGCAAGGAAATTGAAACTAGGAAACGCAGAACATACCAACGATTGGCCAAAAGCTTAA
- a CDS encoding LysR family transcriptional regulator, translating to MADFRLEVFYTVAKRLSFTKAAATLFITQPAVTKHIHELEQQYNNKLFERKGNSIQLTSAGALLLSHTETLFAIYRNIDFDMNSLVHKKEGSLSLGASTTIAHYIVAPLLAGFKKKFEDIRLNLINGNTEQIEKALLDKEIDLGIVEGKSKNQEISYTEFIKDEIVLVCSNDHPLARKGVLDPEALKSHAFVMREQGSGTREVIDHALKEVGLKMSDLKMEIQLGSTESIKSYLMNSSCLAFISIHALSKELQNGSLHIIDIAGLSIERYFYFIHLQGILDGLSEVFLRHARLFYNLK from the coding sequence ATGGCAGATTTTCGATTAGAAGTGTTTTATACTGTAGCCAAGCGTCTCAGCTTCACCAAAGCAGCAGCCACGCTGTTCATTACCCAGCCAGCGGTAACGAAGCATATTCATGAACTGGAACAACAGTATAATAACAAGTTATTCGAGCGCAAAGGAAATAGCATTCAGCTGACTTCAGCGGGAGCGTTATTGCTCAGTCATACGGAAACACTCTTTGCCATTTACCGGAACATTGATTTTGACATGAACTCCCTGGTTCATAAAAAGGAAGGCTCGCTGAGTCTTGGGGCCAGCACAACCATTGCCCATTATATCGTTGCCCCCTTATTGGCGGGATTCAAAAAGAAGTTTGAAGACATCCGGCTTAACCTCATCAATGGAAATACAGAACAGATCGAAAAAGCTTTACTCGATAAAGAGATTGATCTGGGGATTGTAGAGGGCAAATCCAAAAATCAGGAGATCAGTTATACGGAATTCATCAAGGATGAGATTGTATTGGTTTGCAGCAATGATCATCCTCTGGCCAGGAAAGGCGTGTTGGATCCGGAAGCCTTAAAATCACATGCTTTTGTGATGCGGGAGCAAGGTTCCGGAACGCGGGAGGTGATTGATCATGCACTCAAAGAGGTAGGCTTGAAAATGTCCGATCTGAAAATGGAAATCCAGTTGGGAAGTACGGAAAGTATCAAATCTTATTTAATGAACTCTTCCTGCCTGGCTTTTATTTCCATTCATGCGCTGAGTAAAGAACTGCAAAACGGAAGCCTGCACATTATAGATATTGCCGGACTGAGCATTGAGCGTTACTTCTATTTCATTCATCTTCAGGGAATACTGGATGGTTTGTCGGAAGTATTCCTGCGTCATGCCCGCTTGTTTTATAACTTGAAGTAA
- a CDS encoding putative sulfate exporter family transporter yields the protein MIRTFVPTMEEIMELSLNTRKVVFLLAALLCLMPFMSPPLALLMGLILAQLMKHPYLHLNQKATNLLLKVSVVGLGFGMNVFSAIRAGGEGFLFTVVSIFGVLILGFILGKIFKIERKTSFLISSGTAICGGSAIAALSPVMNAGEKEISVSLGIVFILNSVALFLFPAIGHLLGLSQSQFGMWCAIAIHDTSSVVGAASKYGEQALQIATTVKLARALWIIPVALGTAFLFNSSQRKVQLPYFIGLFIIAMLANTFLPFVKLMAPYLVMIAKSGLTLTLFLIGSGLSFKVIRVVGVKPFLQGLILWTAISCASLWAIMSFV from the coding sequence ATGATCCGGACCTTTGTTCCAACAATGGAAGAGATTATGGAACTGAGCCTGAATACCCGAAAAGTCGTTTTTTTATTAGCCGCATTGTTGTGCCTGATGCCTTTTATGTCGCCACCATTGGCGTTGCTGATGGGATTGATTCTCGCGCAGCTGATGAAACACCCTTACCTTCATCTAAATCAAAAAGCAACCAATTTATTATTGAAAGTTTCTGTGGTGGGATTGGGCTTTGGAATGAATGTGTTTTCGGCCATCCGCGCTGGTGGGGAAGGCTTTTTATTCACAGTTGTTTCGATTTTCGGAGTGCTCATTCTAGGGTTCATCCTCGGTAAGATTTTCAAAATAGAAAGGAAAACCTCTTTTCTGATCTCGTCGGGGACGGCGATTTGTGGCGGAAGTGCCATCGCGGCATTGTCGCCGGTAATGAATGCAGGAGAAAAAGAGATTTCTGTTTCCCTGGGGATTGTCTTTATCCTGAATTCCGTAGCCTTATTCCTCTTTCCGGCTATAGGTCATCTACTGGGACTATCGCAAAGTCAGTTCGGCATGTGGTGTGCCATAGCGATCCACGATACGAGCTCTGTAGTAGGTGCGGCCAGTAAATACGGAGAGCAGGCCTTACAGATCGCAACCACAGTTAAACTTGCGCGTGCCCTATGGATTATCCCTGTAGCACTGGGAACTGCTTTTCTTTTTAACAGCAGCCAGCGTAAAGTTCAGCTCCCTTATTTTATCGGTTTGTTTATCATCGCCATGCTGGCCAATACTTTTCTGCCTTTTGTGAAATTGATGGCTCCTTACCTGGTGATGATTGCCAAATCAGGATTGACCTTAACCTTATTCCTGATCGGCAGCGGGCTGTCTTTTAAAGTCATCCGTGTAGTTGGTGTAAAGCCCTTTTTGCAGGGATTGATCTTATGGACTGCCATTTCCTGCGCTTCACTCTGGGCAATTATGAGCTTCGTTTAA
- a CDS encoding acyl-CoA thioesterase → MQKNMITFRFLSEPGDVNFGGKVHGGAVMKWIDQTAYTCAVKYSSQYCVTVYVGGIRFVNPIHIGDIVEVQARILYTGRTSMHIGVDIMTINPKTKVETKATHCVIVFAAVDDAGKTVPVPEWVPETEEEKALQKYAIRLADMRKEINQEMQYYFNE, encoded by the coding sequence ATGCAGAAGAACATGATTACTTTTCGCTTTTTGAGCGAACCCGGAGATGTAAATTTTGGTGGTAAGGTCCATGGTGGGGCAGTAATGAAATGGATTGACCAGACTGCTTATACCTGTGCGGTAAAATATAGCAGTCAGTATTGCGTAACGGTATATGTTGGAGGGATCCGCTTTGTCAATCCGATTCATATCGGCGACATTGTAGAAGTTCAGGCCAGAATTCTCTATACCGGAAGAACCAGCATGCACATTGGCGTAGACATCATGACGATCAATCCTAAGACCAAAGTAGAAACCAAGGCAACGCATTGTGTGATTGTTTTTGCGGCGGTAGATGATGCAGGGAAAACGGTACCTGTTCCGGAATGGGTTCCCGAAACGGAAGAAGAGAAAGCCCTTCAGAAATATGCGATTCGTCTGGCAGATATGAGGAAAGAGATCAATCAGGAAATGCAGTATTATTTCAACGAGTAA
- a CDS encoding DinB family protein — protein sequence MTQNDYIHIYDRDLQRLITEMEAYTDPEEIWLVAPMISNSAGHLAQHLIGNLKTFVTQQLAGFPYQRDRDAEFNSRRFSYGELLKELYALKAEVVESIKRIDDLQAPYPKLIKDVCEGQSIDFMLGHLLAHLAYHTGQINYHRRLLSTAVIPAQK from the coding sequence ATGACTCAGAACGATTATATCCATATTTACGACAGAGATTTACAACGATTGATCACCGAAATGGAAGCCTATACCGATCCGGAGGAAATCTGGCTCGTTGCGCCAATGATCAGCAATTCGGCAGGGCATCTTGCACAGCACCTGATTGGGAACTTAAAAACTTTTGTGACCCAGCAACTTGCTGGGTTTCCTTATCAGCGCGACAGAGATGCAGAGTTTAATTCCAGGAGATTCAGCTATGGGGAGCTGCTAAAAGAACTTTATGCACTTAAAGCCGAAGTGGTAGAAAGCATTAAGCGCATTGACGATTTACAAGCCCCTTATCCTAAGTTGATCAAAGACGTATGTGAAGGCCAGTCGATCGACTTTATGTTGGGTCATTTGCTGGCTCATCTGGCCTACCATACCGGTCAGATCAACTACCATAGAAGGTTGCTGAGTACAGCGGTTATTCCAGCTCAAAAATAG
- the wrbA gene encoding NAD(P)H:quinone oxidoreductase — protein MDSVNSMRIKTGILIFLSLFSCSLLKAQSKMPHHNSETKVLVLFNTESGGTYKMAKEIAAGIEKLPGAKAILKQVPRIKPLENEAKQVFGNIPYANINELAEYDGIAFGSAVHFGNMSADMRYFLDQSAGLWTAHKLEGKPATVFMSAGSGAGREGAILSFWNTLAVHGMTIVSPGIMGTSEIDKSIPQGNTVFGASSLAGATGERPSKGELHIAALQGYALAKAAKGYQLTKTEPAIAPLTSSLPKVSRIEARLKELNIVLPDAPAPVGNYKPFRISGKQVFINQIALKAGKVEHPGIVGTEVTEEQAKLATRQTLLNVLAVLKQAAGGDLDQVKQAVQLTGFFYTPAGYTKHAVLMNEASNLLVEILGESGMHTRATVGASSLPMNSSVEIQAIFELE, from the coding sequence ATGGATTCAGTAAACTCAATGCGCATCAAAACAGGTATTTTAATATTCCTATCACTGTTTAGCTGTTCACTATTAAAAGCACAAAGCAAAATGCCCCATCATAATTCAGAAACAAAGGTGCTCGTTCTGTTCAATACAGAGAGCGGAGGAACCTATAAAATGGCGAAAGAGATCGCTGCCGGAATAGAAAAGCTACCCGGAGCTAAGGCCATATTGAAACAAGTTCCCAGAATTAAGCCACTGGAGAACGAAGCTAAACAGGTCTTTGGCAATATTCCATATGCAAACATCAATGAATTGGCGGAATACGATGGGATCGCCTTCGGCTCTGCTGTCCATTTCGGAAACATGTCTGCAGACATGCGTTACTTCCTCGATCAGTCGGCCGGGCTTTGGACTGCCCATAAACTGGAAGGAAAACCAGCCACCGTATTTATGTCGGCAGGAAGTGGAGCGGGCAGAGAAGGCGCGATATTGTCCTTCTGGAATACCCTTGCCGTACATGGCATGACGATCGTATCTCCGGGGATCATGGGTACTTCTGAAATCGACAAATCCATTCCTCAGGGAAATACGGTATTTGGCGCTTCTTCCCTTGCTGGTGCAACCGGCGAAAGACCTTCTAAAGGAGAATTACACATTGCTGCACTGCAGGGATATGCCCTGGCTAAAGCGGCGAAAGGATATCAGCTCACGAAAACAGAGCCGGCAATTGCTCCATTAACGTCTTCATTGCCAAAAGTGAGCCGTATCGAAGCGAGATTAAAAGAATTAAACATTGTTCTTCCGGATGCCCCTGCCCCGGTTGGAAACTATAAACCTTTCCGGATTTCAGGTAAACAGGTTTTTATCAACCAGATTGCTTTAAAAGCAGGAAAGGTAGAACACCCCGGAATCGTAGGGACTGAAGTGACCGAAGAGCAGGCCAAACTTGCCACCCGTCAGACTTTATTAAACGTTCTTGCCGTCTTAAAACAGGCAGCTGGCGGAGACCTGGATCAGGTGAAACAGGCGGTACAGTTAACCGGTTTCTTTTACACGCCCGCCGGATATACCAAACATGCAGTATTGATGAACGAAGCTTCTAATCTGCTTGTAGAAATTCTTGGCGAGAGCGGAATGCACACCAGGGCTACTGTTGGTGCCTCCTCCCTGCCAATGAATTCTTCAGTAGAGATCCAGGCTATTTTTGAGCTGGAATAA